The Corallococcus caeni genome includes a region encoding these proteins:
- a CDS encoding glutamine--tRNA ligase/YqeY domain fusion protein, with the protein MTTTNETQGLNFLQEVVEEDRRAGKHGGRVHTRFPPEPNGYLHIGHAKSIVLNFGLAQQYGGKCNLRLDDTNPLTEDTDYVESIQRDVRWLGFDWDDRRFFASDYFDRLYAFAEQLISQGQAYVCSLSPEEISQYRGNFTTPGKDSPYRTRTVEENLDLFRRMKAGEFPDGKHTLRAKIDMTSSNPVLRDPPIYRIRHAHHHRTGDTWCIYPLYDFAHCLSDAIEGITHSVCTLEFENRRVLYDWIVDALIKGDRPYQYEFARLNLTYAVMSKRKLLQLVQEKRVSGWDDPRMLTISGLRRRGYTPASLRDFAKRIGVSKSDSLIDMGVLELSIRDDLNETAPRAMAVLRPLKVVLENYPEGQTEELETANHPKREDMGTRKVPFMRELYIEADDFQEVPEKGFFRLAPGKEVRLRSAYFIKCEKVIKDAAGNITELRCTYDPATRGGDSPDGRKVKGTLHWVPGNAPVAQVRLFDRLFSVEQPDKDEAKDFKEFLNPNSLETLTGARVEPGLAEAKPGDRFQFERLGYFCADAVDSKPGAPVFNRTVTLKDSWVKEQKK; encoded by the coding sequence ATGACGACGACGAACGAGACGCAGGGCCTCAACTTCCTCCAGGAAGTCGTTGAGGAAGACCGGCGGGCGGGAAAGCACGGCGGACGCGTGCACACCCGCTTCCCGCCCGAGCCCAACGGCTACCTCCACATCGGCCACGCCAAGTCCATCGTGCTGAACTTCGGGCTGGCGCAGCAGTATGGCGGCAAGTGCAACCTGCGGCTCGACGACACCAACCCGCTCACCGAGGACACGGACTACGTGGAGTCCATCCAGCGCGACGTGCGCTGGCTCGGGTTCGACTGGGACGACCGGCGCTTCTTCGCGTCCGACTACTTCGACCGGCTCTACGCCTTCGCGGAGCAGCTGATTTCGCAGGGCCAGGCCTACGTGTGCAGCCTGTCGCCGGAGGAGATCTCCCAGTACCGCGGCAACTTCACCACGCCGGGCAAGGACAGCCCGTACCGCACGCGCACGGTGGAGGAGAACCTGGACCTGTTCCGCCGGATGAAGGCGGGCGAGTTCCCGGACGGCAAGCACACGCTGCGCGCGAAGATCGACATGACGTCGTCGAACCCCGTGCTGCGCGACCCGCCCATCTACCGCATCCGGCACGCGCACCACCACCGCACGGGCGACACGTGGTGCATCTACCCGCTCTACGACTTCGCGCACTGCCTGTCGGACGCCATCGAGGGCATCACGCACTCCGTCTGTACGCTGGAGTTCGAGAACCGGCGCGTGCTGTACGACTGGATCGTCGACGCGCTGATCAAGGGTGACCGGCCCTACCAGTACGAGTTCGCGCGGCTGAACCTCACCTACGCGGTGATGAGCAAGCGCAAGCTGCTCCAGCTGGTGCAGGAGAAGCGCGTCTCCGGCTGGGATGATCCGCGCATGCTGACCATCAGCGGCCTGCGCCGCCGGGGCTACACGCCGGCATCGCTGCGCGACTTCGCCAAGCGCATCGGCGTGAGCAAGTCCGACAGCCTCATCGACATGGGCGTGCTGGAGCTGTCCATCCGGGACGACCTCAACGAGACGGCGCCGCGCGCCATGGCCGTCCTGCGTCCGCTCAAGGTGGTGCTGGAGAACTACCCCGAGGGCCAGACGGAGGAGCTGGAGACGGCGAACCACCCGAAGCGCGAGGACATGGGCACGCGCAAGGTGCCGTTCATGCGCGAGCTCTACATCGAGGCGGACGACTTCCAGGAGGTGCCGGAGAAGGGCTTCTTCCGCCTGGCGCCGGGCAAGGAGGTGCGCCTGCGCTCCGCGTACTTCATCAAGTGCGAGAAGGTCATCAAGGACGCCGCGGGCAACATCACGGAGCTGCGCTGCACCTACGACCCAGCGACGCGCGGTGGCGACTCGCCGGATGGCCGCAAGGTGAAGGGCACGCTGCACTGGGTGCCGGGCAACGCGCCCGTGGCGCAGGTGCGGCTGTTCGACCGGCTCTTCTCCGTGGAGCAGCCGGACAAGGACGAGGCGAAGGACTTCAAGGAGTTCCTCAACCCGAACAGCCTGGAGACCCTCACCGGCGCGCGCGTGGAGCCGGGCCTGGCGGAGGCGAAGCCGGGCGACCGCTTCCAGTTCGAGCGCCTGGGGTACTTCTGCGCGGACGCGGTGGACTCCAAGCCGGGCGCGCCCGTCTTCAACCGCACGGTGACGCTGAAGGACTCGTGGGTGAAGGAGCAGAAGAAGTAG
- a CDS encoding glycosyltransferase: MLFTLVFMGTGGIERSVCNVLAGLDRERFDPSLFFHHGPPPPDTRGRIPADVPISWGVGVEAYRRWELPRMLWRLFHEARKADIIVSGQEGRAALLARMAGALLGKPVLGMVHFDWGAFHREQPRRQLWGLKVLYPGMDRIVACGYDSAKAFAELVNVDRERLEVIPNFVDAERIRAAADAPLPAWAEPVFQKPVIIAVGRLEPQKSFDMLIRAHARMRAAGTDTHLLVLGVGSLEAELKALVAELGVEASVFMPGYADNPHALMRRATAFALSSRFEGLPMVLLEALALGCPIVSTDCPSGPAEALDGGRAGVLVPMGDDAAMAQALSRVVEDAGWRDGLRQRALDRADELSAERALKAWESLLAEV, from the coding sequence GTGTTGTTCACGCTCGTGTTCATGGGGACGGGGGGCATCGAGCGCTCGGTGTGCAACGTGCTGGCGGGCCTGGACCGGGAGCGGTTCGATCCCTCGCTGTTCTTCCACCACGGGCCGCCGCCGCCGGACACGCGCGGGCGCATCCCGGCGGACGTGCCCATCTCCTGGGGCGTGGGCGTGGAGGCCTACCGGCGCTGGGAGCTGCCGCGGATGCTGTGGCGGCTGTTCCACGAGGCGCGCAAGGCGGACATCATCGTCTCCGGGCAGGAGGGAAGGGCGGCCCTGCTGGCGCGGATGGCGGGGGCCCTCCTGGGCAAGCCCGTGTTGGGGATGGTGCACTTCGACTGGGGGGCGTTCCACCGGGAACAGCCGCGCCGTCAGCTCTGGGGCCTGAAGGTGCTCTACCCGGGCATGGACCGCATCGTGGCGTGCGGCTACGACTCCGCGAAGGCGTTCGCGGAGCTGGTGAACGTGGACCGCGAGCGGCTGGAGGTCATCCCCAACTTCGTGGACGCCGAGCGGATCCGCGCCGCGGCGGACGCCCCCCTGCCCGCGTGGGCGGAGCCGGTGTTCCAGAAGCCCGTGATCATCGCGGTGGGCCGGCTGGAGCCGCAGAAGTCCTTCGACATGCTCATCCGCGCGCACGCCCGGATGCGGGCCGCCGGGACGGACACCCACCTGCTCGTCCTGGGGGTGGGGTCGCTGGAGGCGGAGCTGAAGGCGCTGGTGGCGGAACTGGGGGTGGAGGCTTCCGTGTTCATGCCAGGCTACGCGGACAACCCGCACGCGCTGATGCGGCGGGCCACGGCGTTCGCCCTGTCCTCGCGCTTCGAGGGCCTGCCCATGGTGCTGCTGGAGGCGCTCGCGCTGGGCTGCCCCATCGTCAGCACGGACTGTCCCTCTGGCCCCGCCGAGGCCCTGGACGGGGGGCGGGCGGGGGTGCTGGTCCCCATGGGGGACGACGCGGCCATGGCCCAGGCCCTGTCCCGCGTGGTGGAGGACGCCGGGTGGCGCGACGGGCTGCGCCAGCGGGCCCTGGACCGGGCGGACGAGTTGTCCGCCGAGCGGGCGCTCAAGGCCTGGGAGTCGCTGCTGGCGGAGGTCTGA
- a CDS encoding GNAT family N-acetyltransferase: MRLTVEQVDTVEGLHALGPEWRALAARVGQGLPFATWEWNVTWWRHFQERRRSVRDHLRVLALRSADGALRAVAPLILTERPGSGPVRFRVLQLLGADPNVTELRGLICAPELEAPAFAAVTRHLRAHASEWDWILWSGLDLQGPAAGELSRMSPLTPLHEVPAYVLQLAPTWEAFKAGRSRNIKESLRKCYNSLKRDGLSFTFQVARTPEEVAPALTRFFQLHQARAQAQDAGVRHRDVFSSAQARDFLTALCQELARQDAVRVFQLCIGGAVVATRVGFVLGDTLYLYYSGYLPRWSDYSVMTTTVAEALQYAIAQGLKFAHLSSGRDVSKLRWGPREIHRHDAVQLSPEWRGRVAFATYRKVRELLSNEQLQGWARRTLARRAGG, encoded by the coding sequence ATGCGCCTCACCGTCGAACAGGTGGACACGGTGGAGGGGCTCCACGCGCTGGGCCCGGAGTGGCGGGCGCTGGCGGCGCGGGTGGGGCAGGGGCTGCCCTTCGCCACCTGGGAGTGGAACGTCACCTGGTGGCGCCACTTCCAGGAGCGGCGCCGCAGCGTGCGCGACCACCTCCGCGTGCTCGCGCTGCGGAGCGCGGATGGAGCCTTGCGCGCCGTGGCGCCGCTCATTCTCACGGAGCGCCCGGGCTCCGGGCCCGTGCGCTTCCGCGTGCTCCAGCTCCTGGGCGCGGACCCCAACGTCACGGAGCTGCGCGGGCTCATCTGCGCGCCGGAGCTGGAGGCCCCCGCCTTCGCGGCCGTCACGCGCCACCTGCGCGCGCACGCGTCGGAGTGGGATTGGATCCTCTGGAGCGGGCTGGACCTGCAGGGTCCCGCGGCGGGGGAGCTGTCCCGGATGTCGCCGCTCACGCCGCTGCACGAGGTGCCCGCGTACGTGCTGCAGCTCGCGCCCACGTGGGAGGCGTTCAAGGCGGGCCGCTCGCGCAACATCAAGGAGTCGCTGCGCAAGTGCTACAACTCGCTCAAGCGCGACGGGCTCTCCTTCACCTTCCAGGTCGCGCGCACGCCGGAGGAGGTCGCCCCGGCGCTCACCAGGTTCTTCCAGCTTCACCAGGCCCGCGCGCAGGCGCAGGACGCGGGCGTGCGTCACCGCGACGTGTTCAGCTCGGCGCAGGCCCGGGACTTCCTGACGGCCCTGTGCCAGGAGCTCGCCCGGCAGGACGCCGTGCGGGTGTTTCAACTGTGTATCGGCGGGGCGGTGGTCGCCACCCGCGTGGGCTTCGTGCTGGGCGACACGCTGTATCTCTACTACTCCGGCTATCTGCCCCGCTGGAGCGACTACAGCGTGATGACCACCACCGTGGCGGAGGCCCTCCAGTACGCCATCGCCCAGGGGCTCAAGTTCGCCCACCTGTCGTCCGGGAGGGATGTTTCAAAGCTGCGCTGGGGCCCCCGGGAGATCCACCGGCACGACGCCGTTCAACTGTCTCCTGAGTGGCGGGGCCGCGTGGCCTTCGCTACCTATCGCAAGGTGCGTGAGCTATTGAGCAACGAGCAACTCCAAGGGTGGGCCCGTCGGACGCTCGCGCGCCGGGCGGGAGGTTGA
- a CDS encoding glycosyltransferase family 2 protein has protein sequence MTPEVSVVVPTFRRPALVVEAVKSALSQADEGVRVEVLVLDDSPEGSAREPVLALGDARVRYVKRDVPTGGNPATVRNEGWPLTTGRYLHFLDDDDRAAPGAYRALMQALDAHPDRGVAFGRVAPFGEDAGVLARQTAYFEDAARRARVAQRLGSRRWMVANMLFRPTVLVNSACLIRRELLPRVGGYDTRLPLVEDVDFYLRAIRRAGAVFLDRVVLEYRTGAPSLMHNERDASKAASAYRLIHERYRREWGAAEHTALKLATRTVLRWL, from the coding sequence ATGACGCCTGAGGTCTCCGTGGTGGTGCCCACCTTCCGCCGTCCGGCGCTCGTGGTGGAGGCCGTGAAGAGCGCGCTGTCCCAGGCGGACGAGGGCGTGCGCGTGGAGGTGCTGGTGCTGGACGACAGTCCGGAGGGCTCCGCGCGGGAGCCCGTCCTGGCGCTCGGGGACGCGCGCGTGCGCTACGTGAAGCGCGACGTGCCCACCGGCGGCAACCCCGCCACGGTGCGCAACGAGGGCTGGCCGCTCACCACCGGCCGCTACCTGCACTTCCTGGACGACGACGACCGCGCGGCGCCGGGGGCCTACCGGGCGCTGATGCAGGCGCTCGACGCGCATCCGGACCGGGGGGTGGCCTTTGGCCGCGTGGCGCCCTTTGGAGAGGACGCCGGGGTGCTGGCCCGTCAGACGGCCTACTTCGAGGACGCGGCGCGCCGGGCGCGCGTGGCGCAGCGCCTGGGGTCGCGGCGCTGGATGGTGGCGAACATGCTGTTCCGCCCCACGGTGCTGGTGAACTCCGCGTGCCTCATCCGCCGGGAGCTGCTGCCGCGCGTCGGCGGCTACGACACGCGGCTGCCGCTGGTGGAGGACGTGGACTTCTACCTGCGCGCCATCCGCCGCGCGGGCGCGGTGTTCCTGGACCGCGTGGTGCTGGAGTACCGCACCGGCGCGCCGTCGCTGATGCACAACGAGCGCGACGCCAGCAAGGCGGCGAGCGCGTACCGGCTCATCCACGAACGCTACCGGCGGGAGTGGGGCGCGGCGGAGCACACCGCGCTGAAGCTCGCCACCCGCACCGTCCTGCGGTGGCTCTGA
- a CDS encoding alpha/beta hydrolase: MKKPNHPRPARLIALALVGVLAVVAVIAYRNVRTARAVLHPARQPLKPVAEGALAERTNVALRTRDGLTLRGWYLPSRNHAAVVVMHGFAENRTQMLFEAEVLSRAGYGVLLFDSRGHGESEGDLVTWGDREREDLRAAVDFVSHRDDVDPSRLGVLGFSMGGTTAMLEALEDDRLKAVAAAGAYPSLEADTRYSYGKWGPLSSQPVLWTMRLSGVDVDAVDPMKRLCDLKGRPLLLINGDVDAYAPAFLQDALFQAACEPKSYWVVPGAHHGEYAKKAPEEYAHRLRAFFDAALLSGS, encoded by the coding sequence GTGAAGAAACCCAACCATCCCCGCCCCGCCCGCCTCATCGCGCTCGCCCTCGTGGGCGTGCTCGCGGTGGTGGCCGTCATCGCGTACCGCAACGTCCGCACCGCCCGCGCCGTCTTGCACCCCGCGCGCCAGCCGCTGAAGCCCGTGGCGGAAGGCGCGCTCGCGGAGCGCACGAACGTGGCGCTGCGCACGCGTGACGGGCTGACGCTGCGCGGCTGGTACCTGCCCTCGCGCAACCACGCGGCGGTGGTGGTGATGCACGGCTTCGCTGAGAACCGCACGCAGATGCTCTTCGAGGCGGAGGTGCTCTCCCGCGCGGGCTACGGCGTGCTGCTCTTCGACTCGCGCGGCCACGGCGAGAGCGAGGGCGACCTGGTGACGTGGGGCGACCGCGAGCGCGAGGACCTGCGCGCGGCGGTGGACTTCGTCTCACACCGCGACGACGTGGACCCCTCACGCCTGGGCGTGCTGGGCTTCTCCATGGGCGGCACCACCGCGATGCTGGAGGCGCTGGAGGATGACCGCCTCAAGGCGGTGGCCGCCGCGGGCGCGTACCCGTCGCTGGAGGCGGACACGCGCTACAGCTACGGCAAGTGGGGGCCGCTGAGCTCCCAGCCGGTGCTCTGGACGATGCGCCTGTCCGGCGTGGACGTGGACGCGGTGGACCCCATGAAGCGCCTGTGTGACTTGAAGGGCCGGCCGCTGCTGCTGATCAACGGCGACGTCGACGCGTACGCACCCGCGTTCCTCCAGGACGCGCTGTTCCAGGCCGCGTGCGAACCCAAGTCCTACTGGGTGGTGCCCGGCGCGCACCACGGCGAGTACGCGAAGAAGGCCCCGGAGGAGTACGCGCACCGCCTGCGCGCCTTCTTCGACGCGGCGCTGCTCAGCGGCTCCTGA
- a CDS encoding arginyltransferase, with translation MAVLLAHEVEPPRPCSYLPDREASLETLLMRNVTAQEYEHLLVRGWRRFGPQYFRPACAACNECVSLRVPVAGFTPNRSQRRARAACAHLRVEVGPPRVDEERLALYRAWHAEREASREWEASELGAREYSLQFAFPHPSAREVAWYDDSDPAGPKLVGLGLCDETPHAWSAVYFFYDPAYARLSLGKASVLFQVELARERGIPYVYLGYRVLACDSLRYKAGFRPHELLEGRPALDAPPEWRAAPDAPAPDAPAPVGPEAVRSR, from the coding sequence ATGGCCGTCCTGCTGGCACATGAAGTCGAACCCCCGCGCCCGTGCAGCTACCTGCCGGACCGGGAGGCGTCCCTGGAGACGTTGCTGATGCGCAACGTCACGGCGCAGGAGTACGAGCACCTGCTCGTGCGCGGCTGGCGCCGGTTCGGACCGCAGTACTTCCGGCCCGCGTGCGCGGCGTGCAACGAGTGCGTGTCCCTGCGCGTGCCGGTGGCGGGCTTCACGCCCAACCGCAGCCAGCGCCGGGCCCGCGCCGCGTGCGCGCACCTGCGCGTGGAGGTGGGCCCGCCGCGCGTGGACGAGGAGCGTCTGGCCCTGTACCGCGCGTGGCACGCGGAGCGGGAGGCGTCGCGCGAGTGGGAGGCGTCCGAGCTGGGCGCGCGGGAGTACTCGCTCCAGTTCGCCTTCCCGCACCCGTCCGCGCGCGAGGTGGCCTGGTACGACGACAGCGACCCGGCGGGCCCGAAGCTGGTGGGGCTGGGCCTGTGCGACGAGACGCCGCACGCGTGGAGCGCGGTGTACTTCTTCTACGACCCCGCCTACGCGCGGCTGTCGCTGGGCAAGGCGAGCGTGCTGTTCCAGGTGGAGCTGGCGCGCGAGCGGGGCATCCCCTACGTGTACCTGGGCTACCGCGTGCTCGCGTGCGACTCGCTGCGCTACAAGGCCGGCTTCCGTCCGCACGAGCTGCTGGAGGGCCGCCCCGCGCTGGACGCGCCGCCGGAGTGGCGCGCCGCGCCCGACGCGCCAGCGCCTGACGCGCCAGCGCCCGTGGGGCCGGAGGCGGTCAGGAGCCGCTGA
- a CDS encoding glycosyltransferase family 2 protein, with protein MSSIDVSVVMPTYKREKEVVEAIHSALRQEGVQVEVLVLDDSAEGTARDAVQGLGDSRVRYIQQEVPSKGRPALVRNHGATLAKGRYLHFLDDDDTLAEGALKAMVTALDARPDAGVAVGWVVPFSEDPEWLEDKSSYFERVAKVGATTPNSAWTVAHILFLGTLYVNSACMVRREYFQPLGGFDPNIPVYEDVDFYMRGIRRYGHVYVNRPILNYRVGKPSLMNDLGKTGAKVEKSVAESNAIIHNKYRREHGELEYRLLQVATRALKGRFGLTRYLPLKLPGVS; from the coding sequence ATGTCCTCAATCGACGTCTCGGTCGTGATGCCCACCTACAAGCGCGAGAAGGAGGTGGTGGAGGCCATCCACTCCGCGCTGCGTCAAGAAGGCGTCCAGGTGGAGGTGCTCGTCCTGGACGACTCGGCGGAGGGCACGGCGCGCGACGCGGTGCAGGGCCTTGGCGACTCGCGCGTGCGCTACATCCAGCAGGAGGTGCCGTCGAAGGGGCGCCCCGCGCTGGTGCGCAACCACGGCGCCACGCTGGCGAAGGGCCGCTACCTGCACTTCCTGGACGACGACGACACGCTCGCCGAAGGCGCGCTCAAGGCGATGGTGACGGCGCTGGACGCGCGCCCGGACGCGGGCGTGGCGGTGGGCTGGGTGGTGCCCTTCAGCGAGGACCCGGAGTGGCTGGAGGACAAGAGCAGCTACTTCGAGCGGGTCGCGAAGGTGGGGGCCACCACGCCCAACAGCGCGTGGACGGTGGCGCACATCCTGTTCCTGGGCACGCTGTACGTGAACTCCGCGTGCATGGTGCGCCGCGAGTACTTCCAGCCGCTGGGCGGGTTCGACCCCAACATCCCCGTCTACGAGGACGTGGACTTCTACATGCGCGGCATCCGCCGCTACGGCCACGTCTACGTGAACCGGCCCATCCTCAACTACCGCGTGGGCAAGCCGTCGCTGATGAACGACCTGGGCAAGACGGGCGCGAAGGTGGAGAAGTCCGTGGCGGAGTCCAACGCCATCATCCACAACAAGTACCGGCGCGAGCACGGGGAGCTGGAGTACCGGCTCCTGCAGGTGGCCACGCGCGCGCTGAAGGGCCGCTTCGGCCTCACGCGCTATCTCCCCCTCAAGCTGCCTGGCGTCTCCTGA
- a CDS encoding pyridoxal-dependent decarboxylase has translation MSLRRRLVGTAKRQLKQTLGPVVQRAMAPARAFLPPETWSLESRAGQGLFLEGVSLSRLASEYGSPLHVVHMAALHRNADAFQAVPPGAAGGCEVYYSYKTNPVPGVLSALHARGVGAEVISAYELWLALKLGVAPERIVYNGPVKSDASIRESITRGIGLLAANHREELDVFSRHAAELGKRPRVAVRVTTATGWTSQFGTPIAGGQALAAYRQALSAGTLDVVGLHAHRGELIRTEGELEGFVGSVLDFADELHRELGLDLEVLDLGGSLCTPTVEHIEQRDWRLNLTFQRDLPAPDFAAALSIERYVAKVVSQVEAHYAKQGRKRPRIFLEPGRAMTGNTQLLLGRVHALKEGGERTWAVLDMGINHAECVRNEYHQLFHVERPAASAHRAYTVVGPICTPGDTLYHAVRLPELKVGDTLAIMDAGAYFVPFGTSFSFPQPAIVGVEGGKVRLLRRAETHEDLVTFDDPVPAAPRAAG, from the coding sequence GTGAGCCTGCGTCGTCGTCTCGTTGGAACCGCCAAGCGGCAGTTGAAGCAGACCCTGGGGCCCGTCGTGCAGCGCGCGATGGCCCCCGCGCGTGCCTTCCTCCCCCCGGAGACCTGGAGCCTGGAGTCGCGCGCCGGCCAGGGCCTCTTCCTGGAGGGCGTGTCGCTGTCGCGGCTCGCGAGCGAGTACGGCTCGCCGCTGCACGTGGTGCACATGGCGGCGCTGCACCGCAACGCGGACGCGTTCCAGGCCGTGCCCCCGGGCGCGGCGGGCGGCTGCGAGGTGTACTACTCGTACAAGACCAACCCCGTGCCGGGCGTGCTGTCCGCGCTGCACGCGCGCGGCGTGGGCGCGGAGGTCATCTCCGCCTACGAGCTGTGGCTCGCGCTCAAGCTGGGCGTGGCGCCGGAGCGCATCGTCTACAACGGCCCGGTGAAGTCGGACGCGTCCATCCGCGAGTCCATCACCCGGGGCATCGGCCTGCTGGCCGCGAACCACCGCGAGGAGCTGGACGTCTTCTCACGCCACGCGGCGGAGCTGGGCAAGCGCCCGCGCGTGGCCGTGCGGGTGACGACGGCCACGGGCTGGACGTCGCAGTTCGGCACGCCCATCGCGGGAGGCCAGGCGCTGGCGGCGTACCGGCAGGCGCTCTCCGCGGGCACGCTGGACGTGGTGGGCCTGCACGCGCACCGGGGCGAGCTGATCCGCACGGAGGGCGAGCTGGAGGGCTTCGTCGGCTCGGTGCTGGACTTCGCGGATGAGCTGCACCGTGAGCTGGGGCTGGACCTGGAGGTGCTGGACCTGGGCGGAAGCCTCTGCACGCCGACGGTGGAGCACATCGAGCAGCGGGACTGGCGGCTCAACCTCACCTTCCAGCGCGACCTGCCCGCGCCGGACTTCGCGGCGGCGCTCTCCATCGAGCGGTACGTGGCGAAGGTGGTGTCGCAGGTGGAGGCGCACTACGCGAAGCAGGGCCGCAAGCGTCCGCGCATCTTCCTGGAGCCGGGCCGCGCGATGACGGGCAACACGCAGCTGCTGCTGGGCCGGGTGCACGCGCTCAAGGAGGGCGGCGAGCGGACGTGGGCGGTGCTCGACATGGGCATCAACCACGCCGAATGCGTGCGCAACGAGTACCACCAGCTCTTCCACGTCGAGCGCCCGGCCGCGTCCGCGCACCGCGCGTACACGGTGGTGGGTCCCATCTGCACGCCGGGCGACACGCTGTACCACGCGGTGCGGCTGCCGGAGCTGAAGGTGGGCGACACGCTGGCCATCATGGACGCGGGCGCGTACTTCGTGCCCTTCGGCACGTCCTTCTCCTTCCCGCAGCCGGCCATCGTGGGCGTGGAGGGCGGGAAGGTGCGGCTCTTGCGCCGGGCGGAGACGCACGAGGACCTGGTGACGTTCGACGACCCGGTCCCCGCGGCCCCTCGCGCCGCGGGCTGA
- a CDS encoding carboxylate--amine ligase: MQEAAFSDEAPAAAIAARPPALLFSANFYGTLAAARCLGRHGVDVTVADTGRLGPASYSRFVSRRVQCPPESRPEAFLQWLVDFGLREPVKHVLYPTSDELAWLIAAHRSKLEDLFHLYDPGVDAVYGLLNKRRLYELGTEAGLHLPRTWFPQSEEDLEQVRREANFPVLLKPTTQILHATHRKGQPVSSPDDLAREYREFARDTYAPMLVKFDPAVVNPMVQEFHPEAAEGIYSLSGFVDESGELFEARAAMKVLQRPRRLGVGVCFESAPLRPDLVAGLTRLCKKLGYHGVFEVEFIQTKDSYLLIDFNPRFYGQMGFDIARGLPLPLLAYHAATGDRDALTRAVEDARDAAAAHEDAVFCNRIALEMLLNLQRLSGALPADEARQWRQWFNTHKETAVDPLIDRDDMMPAAVELATISYGAARHPRAFLRMMVLNR; the protein is encoded by the coding sequence ATGCAAGAGGCCGCCTTCTCCGATGAGGCCCCCGCGGCCGCCATCGCGGCCCGCCCCCCCGCGTTGCTGTTCTCCGCCAACTTCTACGGCACCCTGGCCGCCGCCCGCTGTCTGGGCCGCCACGGCGTGGACGTGACGGTGGCGGACACCGGCCGGTTGGGGCCGGCCAGCTACTCGCGCTTCGTCAGCCGCCGCGTGCAGTGCCCGCCGGAGTCGCGGCCGGAGGCCTTCCTCCAGTGGCTGGTGGACTTCGGCCTGCGCGAGCCCGTCAAGCACGTGCTCTACCCGACGAGCGACGAGCTGGCGTGGCTCATCGCCGCGCACCGCTCCAAGCTGGAGGACCTCTTCCACCTCTACGACCCGGGCGTGGACGCGGTGTACGGGCTGCTCAACAAGCGCCGCCTCTACGAGCTGGGCACGGAAGCCGGCCTGCACCTGCCGCGCACCTGGTTCCCCCAGTCGGAGGAGGACCTGGAGCAGGTGCGCCGCGAGGCGAACTTCCCGGTGCTGCTCAAGCCCACCACGCAGATCCTCCACGCCACGCACCGCAAGGGGCAGCCGGTGTCGTCCCCGGACGACCTGGCGCGCGAGTACCGCGAGTTCGCGCGCGACACGTACGCGCCCATGCTCGTGAAGTTCGACCCGGCCGTGGTGAACCCCATGGTGCAGGAGTTCCACCCGGAGGCCGCGGAGGGCATCTACAGCCTCTCCGGCTTCGTGGACGAGTCCGGCGAGCTCTTCGAGGCCCGCGCCGCGATGAAGGTCCTCCAGCGTCCGCGCCGCCTGGGCGTGGGCGTCTGCTTCGAGTCCGCGCCGCTGCGCCCGGACCTCGTCGCGGGGCTCACCCGGCTGTGCAAGAAGCTGGGCTACCACGGCGTCTTCGAGGTGGAGTTCATCCAGACGAAGGACTCGTACCTCCTCATCGACTTCAACCCGCGCTTCTACGGGCAGATGGGCTTCGACATCGCGCGCGGGCTGCCCCTGCCGCTGCTCGCGTACCACGCGGCCACGGGGGACCGGGACGCGCTCACGCGCGCGGTGGAGGACGCGCGCGACGCCGCCGCGGCGCACGAGGACGCGGTGTTCTGCAACCGCATCGCGCTGGAGATGCTGCTCAACCTCCAGCGGCTGTCCGGCGCGCTGCCGGCCGACGAGGCCCGGCAGTGGCGGCAGTGGTTCAACACCCACAAGGAGACGGCGGTGGATCCGCTCATCGACCGGGACGACATGATGCCCGCGGCGGTGGAGCTGGCCACCATCTCCTACGGGGCCGCGCGCCACCCGCGCGCCTTCCTCCGGATGATGGTCCTCAACCGCTGA